One genomic segment of Chitinophaga sancti includes these proteins:
- a CDS encoding RagB/SusD family nutrient uptake outer membrane protein, which translates to MKQSILFLFIIFLITSCSKKLEEHPKSIAAEVFYNTTSEVEAGLDAIYIPIRRVSTIGALYLCQQEIYSEYLYGRGSHAPLNDYNGLDNTNMTRINSMWTDFYESIRDANIVIEKAPLGKSLTADDLKKYVGEARFLRGLCYFYLVRNWNGVPLRTENNMDSINLARATATDVYNYLLADLEWAEQNLPDNPRLVGAPSKWAAKSVLTDVYMTLHQYDKARDKALEVINSGKYSLVKVNVAADFDKLFGPDISNSTEEIFYLKYARTPSGQGFPYPIYAHYPNSGYYPPGGYYTFYSDSEQNSFVKNWDKNDLRYAYDWYAQTFGLGATTILLKKFSDKSAVTAGGNDYPMYRYADILLFYAEAVAQAEGTPSADALEKLNMVHRRAYGKDPLTADASIDIQLTDQQSFIDRVVQERGYENCGEGKRWLDLKRLGIAQQVIAAVKGKTVTERHLLWPIPTVEYNYNTAINPTTDQNPGY; encoded by the coding sequence ATGAAACAGTCAATTCTCTTTCTATTCATTATATTCCTGATCACTTCCTGTTCAAAAAAACTGGAAGAACATCCAAAGTCTATTGCAGCAGAAGTATTCTACAATACCACCAGCGAAGTGGAAGCCGGGCTTGATGCGATCTATATTCCTATCAGGAGAGTCAGCACTATCGGTGCATTATATCTCTGCCAACAGGAAATATATTCAGAATACCTCTATGGCCGTGGCAGTCACGCACCACTCAATGACTATAATGGTCTGGACAATACGAATATGACCCGTATCAATAGTATGTGGACCGACTTCTATGAGTCTATCCGTGATGCTAATATCGTGATCGAAAAAGCACCACTGGGTAAGTCACTGACTGCAGATGATCTGAAAAAATATGTAGGAGAAGCCCGCTTCCTCCGTGGTCTCTGCTATTTCTACCTGGTGCGTAACTGGAATGGCGTACCATTGCGTACAGAAAATAACATGGATTCCATCAACCTCGCGAGAGCCACTGCAACGGATGTATATAACTATCTCCTGGCAGACCTTGAATGGGCAGAACAAAACTTACCTGACAATCCACGTTTGGTAGGCGCACCTTCCAAATGGGCTGCTAAATCAGTACTGACGGATGTATACATGACCCTGCATCAGTACGACAAAGCGAGAGACAAAGCACTGGAAGTGATCAACTCCGGCAAATACTCCCTCGTAAAAGTAAATGTAGCGGCTGATTTCGATAAGTTATTTGGTCCTGACATCTCCAATTCCACAGAAGAGATCTTTTATCTTAAATATGCGCGTACCCCTTCAGGACAAGGTTTCCCCTATCCTATCTACGCGCATTATCCTAACTCCGGTTATTACCCGCCCGGCGGCTATTATACATTCTACAGTGACTCTGAACAGAACAGCTTTGTAAAGAACTGGGACAAGAATGATCTTCGTTACGCTTATGACTGGTATGCACAAACCTTCGGGCTGGGCGCTACGACTATCCTGTTGAAAAAGTTCAGTGATAAAAGCGCTGTCACCGCCGGCGGCAATGATTATCCCATGTATCGCTATGCAGATATCTTATTGTTCTATGCCGAAGCGGTCGCACAGGCAGAAGGTACCCCCTCCGCTGATGCACTGGAAAAACTCAACATGGTACACCGCAGGGCTTATGGCAAAGATCCACTCACTGCCGATGCTTCTATTGACATTCAGTTGACGGACCAACAATCATTCATTGACCGCGTCGTGCAGGAAAGAGGGTACGAGAATTGTGGAGAAGGTAAAAGGTGGCTGGACCTAAAACGCCTGGGTATCGCCCAACAGGTGATAGCCGCTGTAAAAGGCAAAACCGTTACAGAACGCCACCTGCTCTGGCCCATTCCCACTGTGGAATACAACTACAATACTGCCATTAACCCAACTACTGATCAAAACCCTGGATACTGA